The sequence CCGTGAACCCGTTCCACCCGACGCTCTCGATGAGTTGGTAGGTGTCGGCGTCTAAGATGTCCTGCGCAGCCACGGGCGCGGCTAGCGCGAGGAGCGTTAGAGCACCAAAAGACGCTGACGGAGAGAGAAGACGATGCATGGAGTATAGCGTGTCGGAAGAAGACGGCCTGTGGCGCTCGGAGCGCTGGGGCTAAGCTAACCCCGCATTCGGCTACGGGCAGTGCCGCGCGCGCGGTCCGTGCCGTAGTCCGAGCATCTTCACTATCTCCCAGGCCGTGTCCTCCGCGCATCCCTCGCTGCGAACCCGGACGGCCTCGGAGGGCGATGGCGGCTCCAGCGCCGCGAACTGACTGGGGAGCAGGTCCGGCCCGGCGAAATGTCCCGGCCGCCGGGCCAGGCGCTCGGCGAGAGCGGCGTGCGGAGCGTCCAGCCACACGACGGCGACGCAGTCATCGTCGCGGCGTAGCTGATCGCGGTAAGCCCGCTTGAGCGCCGAGCAGGCGAGCACCGTTGGCAGCTCCGCCGCGATGCACTCGTCGATGAGGGTGCGGACGGCGCGCAGCCACGGGGCCCGGTCGGCGTCGGTCAGCCCCTCGCCGCGCTGCATCTTCGCCACGTTCTCGGGCGGGTGCAGGGCGTCGGCGTCGGCGAAGGCCCAGCCGAGGCACGCAGCCAGGTGCTGCCCGACGGTCGTCTTGCCGACGCCCGAGACGCCCATCAGCACGAGCACGGTCGGCGCGCTCACGCCTCGTCATCGGCCGCCGCCCCATCGCCGGACTTCGGCGGGACCAAGCGCGGCGGCTCGCTCGGCGCGTCGCTGCCGGTGAGACGCTTGGCGAGCGCGTTGAGGTCCACGCCCGCCACGTTGCCGAGCATCTCGTTCGAGGAGGCCATCAGTTCGGTGACGTAGCCCGCGACGCGGCCCGCGCCCTGCCCGCCGCCGGTGTCCACGACGGAGATCTTGTCGATGTTGCCCATCGGGGCGGCGACGCGGCCGGCGAAGTCGGGGAGCATGGTCGCGATGATGTCGAGCACGGCGGCCTCGCCGTACTTCTCGAACGCCTCGGCGAGCTTCTCTTTGGCTTCGGCTTCGGCGAGGCCCTTCGCCCGGATGACCTCGGCCTCGGCCGAGCCTTCGGCGCGGGTCCCCTCGGCGCGGGCCTTCGCCTCGGCCTCGATGGCGAACTGCTGCGCCTCGGCCTCGCGGATGCGCTGGTTCTTGGCGGCCTCGGCGGCCTGCTCGACGCGGTAGCGGTCGGCGTCGGCCTTCTTCTTGACCTCGGCGTCGTACTCCCGCTCGCGGCGCTCGATCTCGAGCGTCTCGAGTTCCACCTCGCGCTGCTTGCGGACGAGCTCGACCTGCATCTGC is a genomic window of Bacteroidota bacterium containing:
- a CDS encoding gluconokinase — its product is MSAPTVLVLMGVSGVGKTTVGQHLAACLGWAFADADALHPPENVAKMQRGEGLTDADRAPWLRAVRTLIDECIAAELPTVLACSALKRAYRDQLRRDDDCVAVVWLDAPHAALAERLARRPGHFAGPDLLPSQFAALEPPSPSEAVRVRSEGCAEDTAWEIVKMLGLRHGPRARHCP